CTACcacattttaaaaaagcatttaGCCTGCACACAATGGCGGCTTCCAGATATTTTTTTAACCACATTTTAGAAAATCCTTACTGGTACTGGCTGTCCCATCTGCAGCCTTTTCTTTCCACACTTCCAAGTCACAACAATCAGAACACAACTTGTTTTGAGTCAATCCACACTAAGATCAATGGCAAAACCTGGTCACCTAGTTATAACCACCCAaaatcacacacagacacaaataaGGATAAGAAATGGAGGCAAATCCATTTGCAGCTCTTCCCACTGATGTCAATTGGAAGCAATTCACACTGAGAACTAGGTGTTTTGAGTACTGCTAAATGTAGCAATGGTAAAAACAAGTGCACAACAGTCCTTAATCGGACTATACATATGAATGTGCTCAGCACTGAAGATCACTGAAATCTTTATACTTATACCTGTCTGTAATTTAACACAAAAATGGTGAGCGGTTTAGTCTTGTCTTCATGTCTACCCCATATCCCATACGTGAGGCTCTTGTTGGTGCATACCCTGGTTATCCTGCAGTTATGCTTACTATGAGAACATTCGCTAAAATGGTTGTAATGTTATAAGACGAAGCATAAAGTACAGAAATTTGTTTGTAAAAATATAGCTTAAGCAGAGGCAATTGCATTTCCTGGCCCTCCTTACCTCACTTATTTGTTTTATTCCGTGTTGAGCAAGTAATTTCTTGTAGAATTTTTCAGTCTGTTCAGATGTCATGTCAGGCTCATCTCTTGTGAAAAGGCAAACATCACACGTGTCAGGCCGTATCCCATGAGGAAGGGGGCTGCAGGATAGCACAGGATGAAAAACAATTAGCATAAGTTGTATATTACACTGCCCAGACTTTTTTAGCCATGACAGTTAAACATGGGGAGGAAGTGTGGACTAATGCCTTCCCATTTGCTTCAGCAATAAGCACAGCTTTTGAGCTTTAGGATCTACAGGAATAAAATACAGGGAGCTAAGGGCAGGTTTGTAAACAAACAACAAATattacagcattttataaatatattggcaCAAATGTTCATTCACAATAACAAAAAATGGTAAACAATTGCTTATATCAATTATTTTAGCTTTGAGTTTTACTGGTCATGGGCTTTGACAGTAAAAGTAAacaccaaaggtggccatacatgttaagatttttctctccctaacgaccaatttTAGTGCAATCcgacaaatccatcaaattagGAGACACCGAATGATTTCTCATctgacattggtcagaaaatctGACAAGTTTgaacatttttgttcattttcataaacaatgaaatttgtccattgtccaattgtttgcagttGGATATTCATAGTTtttctagcttcaactagacaatattgcttgaaatggtaatttttgttaaaggagaaagaaaggtaaaaactaagtaagctttatcagaaaggtctatgtaattacagccacaaacactcaaagaaacgctgcactgacttctctgtgcaaagatttcttgtgtctgtaattcatgtgccagagacacgcagctctctactgtctcctctctcctgttcccccactccttcaagaatgctaagaactcaccccccccttagggaggcattatgggaactttctttacacagctcagttttttttttcttcctgtctggcttcagatcttctgaacaggagaaatatggggagacttaagggcactattgagagaactgaaggtatgcctgcagcttgagattaactctttattagcctttccttctcctttaatggacgaactgtacttttaaacacttcaggataagcttggtcctacaataacaaaaagatcttttagaaatctcaatgtgtatggccagcttaagagcagCCCTGCATTTATACTGGATTTCTACATTTTCTCTACAAGATAAGGCATTGCTGCATTACCATGTATGTGAAACTgcccaaataattacatttaaaagaaaagcagatgacagcagcacagaaatcCAACTTACATTCTAACGGTTCGTTCACGTGAGGGTATTTTCCATACGGTTAACATTAAAGAAATACGGTCGTGCTCATTTAAGAGTAAGGAATTGCCATCTTCTTTAGTTTTCTGATATGCAAGAAGCGCTTGCACAGCTTTCTTTACCTTCAAGGAATATAAATGTGAGAAGTGCAAGAAAATATGTTAAATCGCTGTGGGGGTTGGTCATGACATGTACTTTCCCTTTTCTGCCAATACATAAGGTTTGCATGTAGTTATCGGCTTGACTGCAGCAGTCCTTACCACCTCTCAGTGTTGAATAATGACAACTGTAAAAATACATAAGCTAACTACGGACAGATGGGCAAGCGTATCATTATATAGATTCTCCTATACCTCCACCTTTCCTACTGCTCTCACCTGTGCGCTATCCAACTCGTGTCCATCGGTTTCAGACATCTTGGCTCTAACACGTGTGTTACAGGGTTCGCACTGCGCAAGCGCCAAACAGACgcttccctttaaacaaacaaaactttATTCGTCGCTACAGTTAACAAAAACACAAAGGCGCTGCCAATAGAGTCAGGAGTCCATCTTACACTTATATGCCCAAAACTGTTCTCGTGTTCCGCGTTGCCTATTCAACAGTAGCTGTAGGGTGATACAGAACGCCACGCGTTGAATACGAGCTCAGGTCTTGAGTCATCTTATAAAATAGTAACGCAATCGTCTGGAGTCTCACTATTCCCCAGTGTGGGTGTTTTATTCATTATCAAATAAAGTTTTGCTCATTAAAAGGCTCAAACTTTTACACATGCGCAGTGTTCCCCTTTATACACGTGTCCCATGACGCGGAAGGAACGTCACGGTAGGACGAATCGCCGCTAGGAACAAGGCGCAACAGCAGCCCCAAGGTGACTGAAGAATATGGGGGCGCACCTTGCCAGGAGATACTGGGGTGAACCCGAACCGGACCCCAATAACATGCCTGCTAGCCCTGAGGCGGGGGTCCTACCAGAAAGAGGTGAGGGGTCTGCTTGAAAGGACGCTTATGTATAGACTGTCATTGGCGCTTGCAAGTTTATATACAGAAGGAGGTAGTGCAATTTGTGTATGGGGAGAGGGGGTGGAGTGGACATATATTAGCATGTACAGATGGCAAACAATATCATGTAGGTATGTACAGAAGGTGGTGTggctatatatctatcatctatctatctatcatcattatcatctatctatctatctatatatatcctttaaagacaaaatatcctttaaagacaaaaaaaaaaagtatttaatcaTGCCATTAAAAAACAGGCCTGTTTTTTAATGgaattattaattaaaatatatatatattttttatctttaaaggaCCCTAGTGTGTACCTGCTTACTTTTGGCCTTTTTATGTGTATGGTTGCTCGAAGagacgaccgatattgcaaaaggctgcggatgtTAGTTGACTCTGCCAGGTCccagcaaaatctatgttcagggctgaatcgccaggtgggggtagaatttctattgtttctacctccatatcggatgattcagccctgaatgtcagtgaagGGTGGGAAAAAtcgaaattgctacatgtatggctaccttaagaaaggttgaggGCCCCTGCTCTACAGACTTCTAGCAGTTCCTGATTCTGCTTATCATAGCAATTAGTACAAGCTGAATCCcactgtggttttttttaaaattttttaagtagagAAGACAATGGGAAACATCTCTCGTAGGGCCAGGTTTATAGTGATAGGGGCgtggcaaacggggagattagtcgcgggcaactaatctcccgaaatgccatcccactgacgagaatgtaaattgccggtcggatggcatacgcggtgccgcgatttccacaaaatcgcggaagttgccttgagaggaaggcATTCTCGCCGGttggatggaatttcggggagattagtcgcctgcgacaagggagattagtctgccatggcccttaccAGATGGTTGGCCATGCTCCTGTGGCTGTAAGTTTTACCTCCAGCACCTTAGAAGCAGCTGCATCTGTGAACAGTTGCACTGTGAAATTCATCAAGCAAGTCTGCCTTTTACAATAAAGTGGAAATGGTTGCCAGATATTGATACCATTCTTTGATAGTTGGGGGTTCACCCCACCTGTTTGCTGGTACCCTTTCCACGCCACAGCTGGAGTCATTTTTAGAAGAACATGAGGAGCAACTGAAAATGCAAAGTGCTTGCAACATTTGTTTTTACTTTAAAGTGCTATGCACAACATTGCATTTTCAGTGTTCCCCCAGCTAGCTTTTATGTTTATTTACATTAAGGAATgcaaaccttgttttgtacaatattctgtGCTTGTATGGCAACTTGGCAAGGTGACCGATATtacagaaggctgcagatatcagtcgacttgccgatcgggcaggttaaaagattttgatcgggcgccattaaaggcgcctgagcaaaatctaccttcagggctgaatcggcagaaggaggtagaaatcctattgtttctacctccatatctgaagattcagccccGAGCATCAGTGTAGGGTTGGAaggatcttttgtgcgaccatcgtgAGACAGagaattgccacgtgtgtggcagCTTTAGACTCTGAGATGAGCTACAATTGCATTCATGTTGCACAAAGGGGGAATACTGCCCTTTAAAGATCAGTCCTGCTCATTGCATTCATGTTGCACTTGATTGCAGAATGTTGCAGCCCAATTCCCCCATTCTTAGTTTAAGAACGCCATTTGTTTCTCAGTTCCTCTCCATTAAGGTTGCTGTAGTAATGTGTTCCTCTTCCTCACTCAGTTATGGTGGCATCTCAGGAGCAGATGAACCTGGCACAAGTGCCCCTGGAGCAGAGGGATTATTGTGCTCATCACCTCATTGAGCTGATGAAATGCAAAAGGGACATGTGGCCCAATTTCCTGGCCTGCAAACATGAGCGCCACGAGTGGGACCTGTGCCAGCATGAAGAGTAAGTGCAGACTGGTTGGGGGAATGGATGCACTTAGTGTTGTATCTATGGCAGAGTGTACCTGCTCTATACAGTGCTGTATCTGTGGCAGAGAGTAGCCACTGTACTGTATACGTGGCCCTGAGTGCTGTATCTGTGGCAGAGAGTAGCCACTGTATATGTGGCCCTGAGTGCTGTATCTGTGGCAGAGAGCAGCCACTGTATATGTGGCCCTGAGTCCTGTACCTGTGGCAGAGAGTACCCACTGTATATGTGGCCCAGAGTGCTGTATCTGTGGCAGAGAGCAGCCACTGTATATGTGACACTAACTGCTGTATATGTGGAAGGGAGTACCCAATGTATATGTGGCACTGAATGCTGTATCTGTGGCAGAGTACCCACTGTATCTGTGGCGGAGAGGAGCCAATGTATATGTGGCCCTGAATGCTGTATATGTGGCACTGAATACCAGGTGCATGTGTGGCACTGAGTAGTTGGCTAGAACGTAAATTGTCTTAACTCTctctcaatatatttatattgcagttATGTTCAACGCATGAAACAATACGAACGTGAGAGGAGACTCCTGGTGCAACAGATAAAAGCGGAACAAGTGGAGGCAGCATAATTGCGCTCTCTTTTTCATTAGTTATTTGAACGTCTAACTTAAAGAAATAAACTTTATTCCTGAGCTTTGTTAGTATTACATTTGCCTGGCAGTATCTTTACTCATTCCTGGTGCTTGTtgcagtatataaaaatatatggaaactgtattttatataaagtgTCTTTTGTACTGCATACAATCACTACAGTCTAGTGAGGCCCTATATTTGCTCATAGCTTATACAGAGAGATAATAAAATCATGCATTCTTGGATATTCTgcactaaacacaattcagcagaaacagcacCCTAATTCTGCTTACAGCCTGTATAGAGACAGATCATAAAGCTATTCAAGTATAGTAACTTGCCTTGCTACGTACAAATCAGCAGAAAAAGCCCCCTAATTCTGTTCACAGCCTGTATAGAGATATTGTAAAGCTATGCAAGTATAGGTATCTTCCCAGGCTATACACAGCTCCTAATTCTGCTCACTGCCTGTACATAGAGATTCCAAATGGTGTTTTCCTAAATATGAGTTGCAGTGTTGCCTTGTAATTAATCTGCATTTTGATACAATACACACATAAAGCTTTTCATTTATAATATTGCTTTGGATTGAAAGAAACTCCATGATatacattagggatgcactgaatcccgaaTTAGATTCGGGATTCGGGCtgaatccatgttttttttttttaaggattcagttttgggcaaatccatggtcccggccgaaccgaatcctaattagcataaatttgcatatgctaattagcattcagaaagggttaaaggaacagtaacaccaaaaaatgaaagagctttaaagtaattaaaaaaaaaaaaaaaaaaaaatatatatacactgttgccctgcactggtaaaactggtgtgtttgctacagtaacactactataatttatataataagctgctgtgtagccacgggggcagccattcaagctgggaaaaaggagaaaaggcacaggttacatagcagataacagataagttctgtagaatacaatagtgttttatctgttatctgctatgtgcctgtgccttttctcctttgaatggctgccttcatggctacatagcagcttatttatataaattatagtagggtttctgaagtaagcacacaacttttaccagtgcagggcagcagcacattatattttagttacttttatacactttcattttttggtgttactgttcctttaaacgatCAGGGGAAAAACAATTTTCGCTGCACACATGGCGATTTTTAACTCCTTCcgatcctaataagcatatgttaattaggatttggattcaacaAAATTCATCAgggggggttcggccaaacccaaaaaagtgggttcggtgcatccctaatatagaCAAAATGTAAGCAGTAAATTTAAAACTGTTTAGTCCAAGGATATGAAAATTATGTAGCTTCTATAAACCTAAAATGTAATAGTGAATGGTGAGACTGTGGGATCAGGCGCCAGATAATTGGCTCTTTTAATATTTATCCAAAAATGCACTCATAAATTTTACTTCTTAGCTTTTAAATTGACACGGGTAGAAGTGGAAATCTAAATTTGAACATCACATGGCTTGTGAGTCCATTGATATCACATGGAGAAATCCTCGACCCAAACCTAACCCAGCTTCTTCTGGGTCAggtaggttagggttaggttataGACCCACAGTAAGGTCACATAGCAAACAACAAGCATTAAATCTctattgggcagggctctctttcccTCCAGCCacttgttaataaaataaatactgtatttacaACAAACCAAGACAAAATATGCAATTatccttttttttcccctctagcTCTGTGGACCAAAGACAAAACTCTAAATACCTTTTAAGTACAAGGTTAGTACACACCAAAGCCCTCCGAAATGCTTAGGTTTCCTTCTGCAGGTAACATTGTGCGACTTAGGAAACCAAAGCGATgtgaaaggctttccaccggcaacttctATTGTTGGTGAAAACCCTTTTTGGAGTGGGTACTCGCCTGCAATAGCAGCGATCTATCGTGGGCGAGTAAGTCTCTCTGTTGGTGCTTGCCCTAAATAcatagagatacaggtatgggatctgttatccggaaacccattatccagaaagctccgaattacggaaagcctttctcccatttgactcaattttaatcaaataattcagatttttaaaatgtatttcctttttctctgtagtaataaaaaagtaccttttatttggtcccaactaagatataattaatccttactggaggcaaaacaaacctattgggtttaattaatgttttaatgattttgtaatatcaataaggtatggggatccaaatcatggaaagaccccttatctggaatacccttggtcaagcattctggataacaggtcctatacctgaattACAACCCATGTGACTGCTTCCAAACAGACACATTCAGGATTAATTTTGTTTGGGTAGTTATCTCTATTTATTTGCTTTTGCTTTCCAATTTTCACAGTACAAATTTTTCCTGAGAAACCCTGGCAACTTAACAGCCCCCTGGATTCCCCTGCTTGTCTGTGACCCCATCATAGAGTTCTAGATTAACTCTTTCCTATCTTAGcattgaaaaaaaacacacaagcagAGCCAGTAAAAGGTGGAAAAGAGTTTATGCTCTGTGCTCCAGAAAGTTAAAGGACCCTGACACTGAATAAATGGACAAACAATAacgttttgcttaaagggggagGACATTTTTAGTAGGTTAATGGAGAAATGAATATCCTAAATATTGATATCAGCAAATGCAGAGGATCTTGTTACAAAAGCAACACATGCATAAAGCATTAAAGTGTTTATGCCCTATTCAGTCTAATTAGGTTCCAAGATCAATCCACATGGTGTTTTACCTTCATGTGTATAAAACCAAACAAATATTGAAACTTTAAACCACAAGCTTAGAACTTTCactccaaatttatttttttattcttcagcATAATGGCAATTATTTAAAAACACCCTGTCCCATAAATGACAAAAAAGCAGCAGTTAGAGAGGGGCCATTCCTATGAAATTTAAGTGTATACCACCATAGGCAATGTATGTGATATACCATACAGAAGAGAAAGACTGTTTTAGAAAATAAGAATCTAAATAATCTGAGTATTAGTGAGTAGGCAGTCCCTTAATATTGCTAATACTGTATGTTCCAGCAAAGCATGTTTATCTTAAATATCCCCAAGCTTATCCATGAGGCAAGGGTATACATTTTTGTAGCACATGCAATAAATTATGAAGAGTTCAAAATTGTGTAATATTCCCCAGTGACTGAAATTTTGTGGCAAATATCAGCATGTGCTATTAGTGTGCAAACAGCACTTGGCTTTCTCCCACTTCCTTGATACAGATCCGCCTCACAGCCAGATCTCAACTGGCAACTAAACAACTTTAGTAAGCAGCACTTGTATCTCTAAATATTTCCCCACAGCACTATGCTAAAAAGAATGCATGCATTTAGACATCAAATGGGTCAGGCTGGATAACAGACTGTATTATTAACCTTTTTTTAGTCCCTTCCGCAACGGACTGATTTAGACTTTAGGGGATCTGGCTACATAGGCTGCTGCTATAGCAGGGTTTAGGTTTAAGAATGAATATACCTTTATTAAGGAATAGGTATGCAGGCCAAATCATTAGGAAAACTGCTTGGGGAATTTCCTTGGCCCTTAATATGCCCCTATTCTTATTTTCATAAACAACATTCTATAAGGAGCTACTGGTAATATGTGTGCATTCTGTGTGATACCTCCATTTCCATGTACCAGAGTACTACAAAAAGGGATTACGGTGTCTGTTTCTGACTAACAGTCTATGATTGGAGACAGTGCTTGTTTGACATTGTTGTAATCTGCTTGTGCATGTCTAGTATGACAGAAtataacccttttagtgccacagtTTGCAGCTTCTACAGTATCAGCAATCAGTGACCTACTTGCTAATAAATCAAATGCAGTTTGCATTAGTTATATGCGGGCCAGCCTGAAAGTTTGTGCTACCATTCACAAAGCTTTTGCAGGCCACAGCCTTACTGTGCCCCACTTCCACCTCTAGACATAACTACTATTAGATTCGTACCTACGTGCCTTGCCCCTTTCCTGATGTCAGGGCGGGCACGGGTCTAAAAATACCAAGGCTCGGTGGGTTAGATCGACTTTGTCAATCCACGCATCACTAGTTTGCATGTTTATACGGCAACACAGTGCGCATTTGACGAGAATGCCAACAATTTAAGGCATTAACACATTATAGGGCATTTATGAAGAATATCATTATTACCATTTATCATTTGTTGTTATTTACCCACCAGCAAAATGGTTTTCTTAAAAAGCGTTTTAGAATTTGAAAAAACACAGGCTTAAACACAACAGGCCATTTCACTAAAATTTATTTACAATCCAAAATGTTTAGAAACCAATACTAAATTGCACACCATAGCAATTAGACTCAAAGTTTTTGGAATTCGAATTGTTAAAAGAGAAACTGAAACATACATCCATGGCCTAATGGTTTTTTTAACCgaccattaaaataaaaacaagtatTTCTTTAGTATGGTATGAATTTTACAAATGGTATACACTGCACTACCCCCA
The genomic region above belongs to Xenopus tropicalis strain Nigerian chromosome 9, UCB_Xtro_10.0, whole genome shotgun sequence and contains:
- the ndufb7 gene encoding NADH dehydrogenase [ubiquinone] 1 beta subcomplex subunit 7 encodes the protein MGAHLARRYWGEPEPDPNNMPASPEAGVLPERVMVASQEQMNLAQVPLEQRDYCAHHLIELMKCKRDMWPNFLACKHERHEWDLCQHEDYVQRMKQYERERRLLVQQIKAEQVEAA